A genome region from Candidatus Zixiibacteriota bacterium includes the following:
- a CDS encoding imidazolonepropionase, which yields MPPAKKATLLIKNINHLITMVGPVPRLGDQMKDLGLIEGGAVAVAGEEILAVGKSEEVEGHVDLAEGCRVIDARKAVVTPGFIDPHTHPVFSRTRESEFEMRILGKSYMEIAAAGGGIRASVRDLRETGRAELVQKTAERLDALLSYGITTIEAKSGYGLSTEAEIKSLEIIKELNENHVMDLIPTFLGAHEVPDEFRHQRKDYIALLIDEMIPKVAEAQLAEFCDIFCEEGVFSVEESRRIMSAAKNHGMKLKFHADELASSGGSELAAEMGAVSADHIVYISNAGIAAMAQSGTAAVLLPGTCFSLGSGHYAPARKLIEAGVTVAMSTDCNPGSSFTESLPLMTTLAALHYKMTAAESISAITVNAACAVNRGGKIGQLIPGLPADIVVWDMNDYREMPYHYGVNLVKTVIKRGKIVIG from the coding sequence ATGCCTCCTGCAAAAAAAGCGACCCTTCTGATAAAAAATATCAATCATCTGATAACCATGGTTGGCCCGGTTCCGCGTCTTGGAGACCAGATGAAAGATCTGGGTCTGATTGAAGGCGGGGCGGTGGCTGTGGCCGGTGAAGAAATTCTTGCCGTCGGCAAATCCGAGGAAGTCGAAGGTCATGTCGATCTGGCCGAGGGATGCCGGGTAATTGATGCCAGGAAGGCAGTGGTTACACCGGGTTTTATTGATCCGCATACCCACCCGGTTTTCTCCCGAACTCGCGAGAGTGAATTCGAAATGCGGATTTTGGGAAAGAGCTATATGGAAATCGCTGCGGCCGGCGGCGGTATCCGGGCCTCGGTTCGGGATCTGCGTGAAACCGGGCGGGCCGAACTTGTCCAGAAAACAGCCGAGCGTTTGGATGCACTGCTTTCTTACGGGATTACCACGATCGAGGCTAAGTCGGGATATGGATTGTCCACCGAGGCAGAGATCAAATCGTTGGAGATTATCAAGGAACTAAATGAAAACCATGTTATGGATCTCATTCCCACTTTCCTGGGGGCGCATGAAGTTCCCGATGAATTTCGTCATCAGCGCAAGGATTATATTGCCCTGTTAATAGATGAGATGATTCCGAAAGTAGCCGAGGCACAACTGGCGGAATTTTGCGATATTTTCTGCGAGGAAGGGGTTTTCAGTGTTGAGGAGTCGCGGCGGATTATGAGCGCGGCCAAAAATCACGGGATGAAGCTGAAATTCCATGCCGACGAATTGGCTTCATCGGGCGGTTCCGAACTGGCCGCCGAAATGGGAGCGGTATCGGCCGATCATATTGTCTATATCTCCAATGCGGGTATTGCGGCAATGGCTCAATCGGGAACGGCCGCGGTGCTACTCCCGGGAACCTGTTTTTCGCTCGGATCAGGACATTATGCGCCGGCCCGGAAATTGATCGAGGCGGGGGTGACAGTGGCCATGTCAACCGATTGTAATCCGGGTTCGAGTTTTACCGAGTCGCTGCCGTTGATGACCACATTGGCGGCTCTTCATTACAAAATGACGGCGGCCGAATCTATTTCGGCGATTACGGTTAATGCCGCCTGTGCGGTTAACCGCGGGGGGAAGATAGGCCAGTTAATCCCGGGTCTGCCGGCGGATATTGTTGTCTGGGATATGAATGATTATCGGGAAATGCCTTATCATTATGGTGTCAATCTGGTTAAAACCGTTATAAAACGGGGTAAAATTGTTATCGGATAA
- a CDS encoding PorV/PorQ family protein, which yields MKSRHLTVVLGLAAMLLLCSGSLWADENNPDAGTSAFYFLKIPVGARPMAMGGAFTGVANDETSLYYNPGGIADLKGKRYVAGYNNNVFDMQSGFLGYIHPVGENRKVTVYLNYLSYGDFVETDDTGRVLGTFGGSDLLFAAGYAMNINPKLAVGGTLKLIYEKIDDFSATGFAIDLGARLAVDRQQRTHVGVMIQNLGKQLSTFGDGEKDPLPLVVRGGVSSYLKGLPLLIAGDLIYPTDNDLYFALGGELLALKPLYLRLGYSNFGENYKTGSSKDDLSGFTAGFGVDYKYMQISYTITPQAELGTSHRITLTGGFQ from the coding sequence ATGAAATCAAGACATCTTACAGTCGTCCTGGGGTTGGCCGCGATGCTGTTGCTTTGCTCAGGTTCCCTTTGGGCCGATGAAAATAACCCGGATGCCGGAACCAGTGCCTTTTATTTCCTGAAAATACCGGTCGGGGCGCGGCCAATGGCCATGGGCGGGGCTTTTACCGGGGTGGCCAACGATGAAACCTCACTCTACTATAACCCGGGTGGAATTGCTGATTTGAAAGGTAAACGGTATGTGGCCGGTTATAATAATAATGTATTCGATATGCAATCCGGATTCCTGGGATATATTCATCCGGTCGGCGAAAATCGCAAAGTGACGGTTTATTTAAACTATCTCAGCTATGGTGATTTTGTTGAGACCGACGATACCGGTCGGGTGCTTGGCACTTTTGGCGGAAGTGATTTGCTTTTTGCCGCCGGTTACGCGATGAATATCAATCCCAAACTGGCGGTGGGCGGAACGCTGAAACTTATTTATGAGAAAATCGATGATTTTTCGGCCACTGGTTTTGCGATCGATCTGGGGGCCAGGCTGGCCGTGGATAGGCAGCAGAGGACCCATGTCGGTGTCATGATTCAGAACCTGGGAAAGCAATTGTCAACTTTCGGTGATGGTGAAAAGGATCCCTTGCCTCTTGTTGTCCGGGGCGGGGTATCCTCGTATCTCAAGGGCCTGCCGCTCCTGATCGCCGGGGATTTAATTTATCCGACCGATAATGATCTTTATTTCGCCCTTGGCGGCGAACTTTTGGCTTTAAAACCACTGTATTTAAGATTGGGTTATTCCAATTTCGGTGAGAATTATAAAACGGGTTCCAGCAAGGATGATCTTTCGGGTTTCACGGCCGGATTCGGGGTGGATTATAAATATATGCAGATATCTTACACAATCACACCTCAGGCGGAATTGGGGACCAGTCATCGCATAACCTTAACCGGAGGATTCCAATAA
- a CDS encoding cold shock domain-containing protein encodes MDRGKIVSIERSKGYGFIEMEDGEKVFFHQRWLRKIKFRQLNEGDEVVFTINIGPRGPRAFHLNLADQEIQEIKTKRIAELFKY; translated from the coding sequence ATGGACCGAGGCAAAATTGTATCAATCGAACGTTCCAAAGGATACGGTTTTATTGAAATGGAAGACGGGGAAAAGGTGTTTTTTCATCAGCGCTGGCTTCGAAAGATAAAGTTTCGGCAGTTGAATGAAGGCGACGAGGTTGTTTTCACGATTAACATAGGTCCCCGTGGTCCGAGGGCATTCCATCTGAATCTTGCCGACCAGGAAATCCAGGAAATAAAAACAAAACGTATCGCCGAACTATTCAAATATTAA
- a CDS encoding GYD domain-containing protein, whose product MQTFILMTKLSTDVSKRMKDRAKIGRAWLEQVREKCPEVKFVAHYALLGGYDFMDIYEAPNEEVAAKVSMISMTHRAFEAQSWTAIPYRRFVELTEEI is encoded by the coding sequence ATGCAGACTTTTATTTTGATGACTAAGCTTTCGACCGATGTTTCGAAGCGGATGAAAGACCGCGCCAAAATCGGTCGCGCCTGGCTGGAGCAGGTCAGGGAAAAATGCCCCGAGGTTAAATTCGTGGCGCATTATGCTCTTCTGGGCGGTTACGATTTCATGGATATTTACGAAGCTCCCAACGAAGAGGTGGCGGCCAAGGTTTCCATGATTTCGATGACTCATAGGGCTTTTGAGGCCCAGAGCTGGACCGCGATTCCATATAGACGTTTTGTCGAACTGACCGAAGAGATCTGA
- a CDS encoding DUF2779 domain-containing protein, whose product MSYMTKSDFLAGMECRMRLWFAAHPPDNLPGPGPVEIYRMKSGIEVGREAWNLFPGGRSAENGDGNQAENLETTMRLVEDENVPAIFEGSFLFDNILIRADILQRLNGGRWNLVEVKSSTGVNKEKHLWDVWIQYYVLSRLGFELEQAGILHLNRNYRYDGNSHNYSGLFAFFDLKPEIDPMNNLLGPAIDWFKDIIKGPKPELPELDRACKECGLSAFCRDDIPDDWVAYLPRLSSSKWDLLASMNIREICKIPSDFSLTPTQNMIRGCVMDNVEYVNPDLGEQLGSLKYPLYFLDFETVSTAIPRLSGTCPYQVIPFQWSCHILRRDNSIDHNEFLHDRPTDPRIPFIESLLNCLGDEGSILHYTSFEKVILSNLAKEFPVVAGRIEAIGARLVDQCRLIMGNYYHPAFKGSYSIKQVLPAMFSDDGNGWSDLDIKDGSTAMAKYLEMISPDKNGQDRDSLRESLLRYCEQDTWAMVRIHDYLQGKV is encoded by the coding sequence ATGTCATATATGACCAAATCGGATTTTCTGGCGGGGATGGAATGCCGGATGAGATTATGGTTTGCCGCGCACCCGCCTGATAATCTTCCGGGACCGGGCCCGGTTGAAATATATCGAATGAAATCAGGAATTGAAGTAGGGCGGGAGGCCTGGAATTTATTCCCCGGTGGCCGCTCAGCCGAGAATGGTGATGGGAATCAGGCGGAAAATCTGGAAACAACCATGCGTTTGGTTGAGGATGAGAATGTCCCGGCTATTTTTGAAGGGAGTTTTCTTTTCGATAATATTTTGATACGGGCCGATATCCTGCAACGTCTCAATGGTGGTAGATGGAATCTGGTGGAAGTGAAATCGAGTACCGGGGTTAACAAGGAAAAGCATCTCTGGGATGTCTGGATTCAGTATTATGTGTTATCCCGTCTTGGTTTTGAACTGGAACAGGCGGGGATCCTGCATCTTAACCGGAATTACCGATATGATGGCAATTCTCATAATTATTCCGGGCTATTCGCGTTTTTCGATCTGAAACCCGAGATTGATCCCATGAATAATCTTCTCGGGCCGGCCATCGACTGGTTCAAGGATATAATTAAGGGCCCCAAACCGGAACTCCCCGAATTGGACCGGGCCTGTAAAGAATGCGGATTATCGGCCTTTTGCCGGGATGATATCCCTGATGATTGGGTGGCATACCTGCCCCGTCTCAGTTCGAGCAAATGGGATCTTCTGGCCTCGATGAATATCAGGGAGATATGTAAAATTCCATCCGATTTCAGCTTGACGCCAACCCAGAACATGATTCGCGGATGCGTAATGGATAATGTCGAATATGTCAATCCCGATCTCGGAGAACAACTGGGCAGTTTGAAATATCCCCTTTATTTTCTTGATTTTGAGACCGTTTCGACCGCTATTCCGCGCCTGTCCGGAACCTGTCCCTACCAGGTGATTCCTTTTCAGTGGTCATGCCATATTCTCCGCCGGGATAACTCAATCGACCATAATGAATTTCTTCATGATCGACCGACCGACCCCCGGATTCCTTTTATTGAATCACTTCTGAACTGCCTTGGCGATGAGGGAAGCATTCTGCACTATACTTCCTTCGAGAAAGTGATTCTATCGAACCTGGCGAAGGAATTCCCGGTCGTCGCCGGCCGGATTGAGGCCATTGGGGCTCGCCTGGTTGACCAGTGCCGTCTGATTATGGGAAATTACTATCACCCTGCATTCAAAGGTTCCTATTCCATCAAACAGGTTTTGCCGGCGATGTTTTCCGATGATGGCAACGGCTGGAGTGATCTTGATATCAAGGATGGCAGTACGGCTATGGCTAAATACCTTGAAATGATATCACCTGATAAAAACGGGCAGGATAGAGATTCTCTCAGGGAGTCATTACTTCGTTATTGCGAGCAGGATACCTGGGCCATGGTCAGAATCCATGATTATCTCCAGGGGAAAGTCTGA
- the mscL gene encoding large-conductance mechanosensitive channel protein MscL — translation MFKEFKEFAMRGNVVDMAVGIIIGAAFGTIVKSLVADVIMPPIGLLLGNVDFSNLFIVLKQGATPGPYLALADAQASGAVSINYGAFINTVISFLIVAFAVFMIIRSINKLKRHEEKPPEAPTTKECPFCLSTIPIKAKRCAHCTADLGVTEG, via the coding sequence GTGTTCAAGGAATTCAAGGAATTTGCCATGCGGGGCAATGTCGTGGATATGGCCGTCGGTATAATTATCGGCGCCGCTTTCGGTACCATTGTTAAATCACTGGTAGCCGATGTCATTATGCCGCCGATCGGTCTGTTACTCGGCAATGTTGATTTTTCCAACCTGTTTATTGTTCTCAAGCAGGGAGCCACGCCGGGACCTTACCTGGCCCTGGCCGACGCCCAGGCCTCCGGCGCAGTAAGCATCAACTATGGAGCTTTCATTAATACGGTTATTAGTTTCCTGATTGTGGCTTTCGCGGTATTCATGATTATCAGGAGTATCAATAAACTGAAACGGCATGAGGAAAAACCACCCGAGGCCCCGACCACCAAGGAATGTCCTTTCTGTCTTTCAACGATTCCGATCAAGGCCAAGCGTTGCGCCCACTGCACCGCCGATCTGGGTGTAACAGAAGGGTAA
- a CDS encoding GNAT family N-acetyltransferase, protein MNPEERPGLLTTRLALRPFTLNDAPMVQKLAGDPAIAATMHSIPHPYEDGMAEKWIETHAEEYKQGKLVNFAIVLRENHQLLGAMGLQIAGIHRKAELGYWIGHPYWGNGYCTEAGRAVVAFGFESLGLNRIFARFMIVNPASGRVMEKIGMKYEGLLRQDLMKEEAFHDMKIYAILKDDYK, encoded by the coding sequence ATGAATCCTGAGGAACGCCCCGGACTTTTAACCACCCGTTTGGCACTTCGGCCATTTACGCTAAATGATGCTCCGATGGTGCAAAAACTGGCGGGGGATCCGGCTATTGCCGCGACGATGCATAGTATTCCCCATCCGTACGAAGATGGTATGGCCGAGAAATGGATCGAGACTCATGCCGAGGAATATAAACAGGGAAAGCTGGTCAATTTCGCCATTGTCCTGCGCGAAAACCATCAACTTCTTGGAGCCATGGGGTTGCAAATTGCAGGAATCCACAGAAAGGCTGAACTGGGATACTGGATCGGTCATCCATACTGGGGTAATGGCTATTGCACCGAGGCGGGTCGGGCGGTGGTTGCCTTTGGATTTGAGTCTCTGGGATTGAACCGCATATTCGCACGATTTATGATTGTTAATCCGGCCTCAGGTCGGGTGATGGAAAAGATCGGAATGAAGTATGAAGGCTTGTTAAGGCAGGATTTAATGAAGGAGGAGGCCTTTCATGATATGAAAATCTATGCCATACTGAAAGATGATTATAAATGA
- a CDS encoding PhzF family phenazine biosynthesis protein — protein sequence MRPTFYIVDVFAENRYSGNQLAVFRNVAMLSDREMQDIAREMHYSETTFITSEKESEGGYNVRIFTPEHEMPFAGHPTLGTAFIIQREIIGRAVERVNLNLKVGQIPVTINYDDGRADMLWMKQKNPIFGKTINVSRMADALRLRKSDLDENFPVEEVSTGVPFFIVPLKKMEAVKRARMNLDVFGEIVKDTEANAILVFAPETESSKNQLHVRVFVDFHGIPEDPATGSANGCLAGYLVKHGYFGSNAINIKVEQGFEIKRPSLLNLKAEIYENGIDVRVGGRVYMVARGELV from the coding sequence ATGCGGCCGACTTTTTATATTGTCGATGTTTTCGCTGAAAACCGCTATTCCGGAAATCAGCTGGCCGTATTCCGCAATGTGGCCATGCTTTCGGATCGGGAAATGCAGGATATCGCCCGCGAGATGCATTATTCGGAAACGACCTTTATTACTTCCGAGAAAGAATCGGAAGGCGGATATAATGTCCGAATCTTCACTCCCGAACATGAGATGCCCTTTGCCGGTCATCCCACCCTGGGGACAGCCTTTATCATCCAGAGGGAAATAATCGGTCGGGCAGTTGAGAGAGTGAACCTGAATCTGAAGGTCGGGCAGATTCCGGTGACTATCAATTATGACGATGGTCGAGCGGATATGCTGTGGATGAAGCAAAAAAACCCGATTTTCGGAAAGACCATTAATGTATCGCGAATGGCTGATGCCCTGAGATTGAGGAAATCCGATCTGGACGAAAATTTTCCGGTTGAAGAAGTCTCAACCGGGGTCCCTTTTTTCATCGTTCCTTTAAAAAAGATGGAGGCCGTTAAACGGGCCCGGATGAATCTTGATGTTTTCGGCGAGATCGTGAAAGATACCGAGGCCAATGCGATTTTGGTATTCGCTCCGGAAACGGAATCATCCAAAAACCAGTTGCATGTCCGGGTGTTTGTCGATTTTCATGGAATTCCTGAGGATCCGGCCACCGGAAGCGCCAACGGTTGTCTGGCCGGGTATCTGGTAAAACACGGTTATTTCGGGTCGAATGCGATTAATATCAAGGTCGAACAGGGATTCGAAATCAAGCGGCCGTCGCTTTTGAACCTGAAGGCAGAAATCTATGAGAATGGTATTGATGTTCGGGTTGGCGGCCGGGTATATATGGTGGCACGAGGGGAACTGGTTTGA
- a CDS encoding DUF456 domain-containing protein produces MPWYEIIYFILALIIMLIGLVGTILPLIPGVPIIFGAIFIYALLTDFATINRDALLIFGILTLVTLFLDWVTTTLGVKKMGGSIIGMIGAFIGTIAGIAVSVMLGAMVLLGMIIGSFAGAFLFEIMIGKDADVALKAGLGSFIGFLAGGLIKVVIAIGMIAAFVWLAIF; encoded by the coding sequence ATGCCCTGGTATGAAATCATTTATTTTATTCTGGCACTGATAATCATGCTGATCGGACTGGTAGGTACAATTCTGCCGCTTATCCCGGGGGTACCAATTATTTTCGGCGCCATTTTTATCTATGCCCTGCTCACCGATTTCGCGACAATCAACCGCGATGCTCTACTGATATTCGGGATTTTAACGCTCGTGACGTTGTTCCTGGACTGGGTAACGACCACGCTGGGCGTGAAGAAAATGGGCGGATCGATAATCGGTATGATCGGAGCCTTTATAGGTACCATAGCGGGAATCGCGGTCAGTGTCATGCTGGGGGCGATGGTTCTTCTGGGAATGATAATCGGATCCTTCGCCGGGGCTTTTCTATTCGAGATAATGATCGGCAAGGATGCCGACGTGGCATTGAAGGCGGGGTTGGGGAGTTTTATCGGTTTTCTGGCCGGGGGATTGATCAAAGTCGTAATTGCGATCGGGATGATAGCGGCCTTCGTCTGGCTGGCGATTTTTTAG
- a CDS encoding DUF4440 domain-containing protein, translating to MNRLLCLVVFLTIITGCGHNMNISVEKEKILQADRDFSSLSVERGTAYAFDAYMDDSAVMLRGGSAPIIGREAINRSFDNYPAGAVLKWEPIMAEMAGSGDMGYTIGNWEMSMTDTSGNVKTGSGNYVTIWKKQADGSWKFIFDSGTQGQAPVKNGN from the coding sequence ATGAACAGGTTATTATGTCTGGTGGTGTTTTTAACAATTATAACGGGGTGCGGTCATAATATGAATATTTCCGTGGAAAAAGAAAAGATACTTCAGGCTGACCGGGACTTTTCTTCCCTGTCGGTTGAACGAGGGACGGCGTATGCCTTTGATGCTTATATGGATGATAGCGCCGTCATGTTGCGCGGCGGATCGGCTCCGATAATCGGGCGGGAAGCCATTAACAGGAGTTTTGATAATTATCCGGCCGGAGCTGTCCTGAAATGGGAACCAATTATGGCCGAGATGGCCGGATCAGGCGATATGGGATATACAATCGGCAACTGGGAGATGTCCATGACGGATACATCGGGTAACGTTAAAACAGGTTCCGGTAATTATGTAACCATATGGAAAAAGCAGGCCGATGGTTCATGGAAATTCATTTTTGATTCGGGGACCCAGGGTCAGGCTCCGGTTAAAAACGGAAATTAA
- a CDS encoding DUF2085 domain-containing protein has protein sequence MLVSHHPPCDYDRTFRVGRVRICVRCFGILIGIVMILIWSLPREPMEALGILMAAVLLPLPAVFDFTFHELNRSRSNNFRRLMTGILMGLALGLIIRIILDISVFAGINLILYIFLLEFGVAVILNRSGRLEELIRRYEQAVRKRP, from the coding sequence ATGCTCGTTTCGCATCACCCGCCCTGCGACTATGACCGCACTTTCAGGGTTGGCCGGGTCAGAATATGTGTCCGCTGTTTCGGTATTCTAATCGGGATTGTCATGATTTTGATCTGGAGTTTGCCACGGGAACCGATGGAAGCTTTAGGGATTCTGATGGCGGCCGTTCTACTGCCGCTTCCGGCTGTTTTCGATTTCACTTTTCATGAGTTGAATCGCTCCCGCAGCAACAACTTCAGACGCCTGATGACGGGGATTTTGATGGGGTTGGCGCTGGGTTTGATCATCCGAATAATTCTGGATATTTCTGTTTTTGCCGGAATCAACCTGATCCTCTATATCTTCTTGCTGGAATTCGGGGTGGCTGTTATCCTGAATCGAAGCGGCCGGCTGGAAGAACTTATACGGCGGTACGAACAAGCCGTGCGGAAACGACCATAA
- a CDS encoding class I SAM-dependent methyltransferase: MDIKKYTEANREAWNEVTPIHRKARRVDLKEAFRKKGFSTLDDIVTLKFKELGIADKNVAQVCCNNGRELLSMLNLGAVSGVGFDISDEAIAEACELAEISGLNGHFVRTDIYDIGPEYNAAFDLIYISIGALPWMPDLERFFTVVAGMLKSGGFLVIYEQHPLVYMLALQGDKEFDKAEPARLVHSYFREEPWVENTGIDYIGKSRYSSKTMYNFTQPLYKIMNAIIRNGITITEFNEYAHDISSEFEHLLDNGKLPLSCLLICRKE; the protein is encoded by the coding sequence TTGGATATTAAGAAATACACTGAAGCTAATCGTGAGGCCTGGAATGAAGTCACTCCAATTCATCGGAAAGCCCGCCGGGTTGACCTGAAGGAGGCTTTCAGGAAAAAAGGTTTTTCCACTCTCGATGATATTGTAACCTTGAAATTCAAAGAACTCGGGATTGCGGACAAAAATGTGGCGCAGGTTTGCTGCAACAACGGACGGGAATTGCTGTCGATGCTTAACCTGGGAGCGGTTTCGGGAGTCGGATTCGATATTTCCGATGAGGCCATAGCCGAAGCATGCGAACTGGCTGAAATTTCCGGTTTGAATGGCCATTTTGTCCGAACCGATATTTATGATATCGGACCGGAATATAACGCCGCCTTCGACCTGATTTATATTTCCATCGGCGCGCTTCCCTGGATGCCGGACCTTGAGAGATTCTTTACGGTGGTGGCCGGGATGCTAAAAAGCGGCGGATTTCTGGTTATCTACGAACAGCATCCGCTGGTTTACATGCTGGCATTACAGGGAGACAAGGAATTCGATAAGGCCGAACCGGCCCGGTTGGTACACTCCTATTTTCGGGAGGAGCCATGGGTGGAAAACACCGGGATCGATTATATCGGGAAATCGAGGTATAGCTCCAAAACGATGTATAATTTTACCCAACCACTTTACAAAATAATGAATGCCATAATCAGAAATGGTATTACGATTACCGAATTCAACGAATATGCCCATGATATATCCAGTGAATTCGAGCATCTTCTGGATAACGGTAAACTGCCTCTAAGCTGTTTGCTGATATGTCGGAAGGAGTGA
- a CDS encoding nitroreductase family protein, translated as MSDNEKCCGHNSSRESSGHSNQKYPNETMRLLCERSSCRAFEDRPIDDKVMNQILEAGIHAPTGGNLQPYSIIKIDRPETRAKLASLCGDQPWIASASSNLLFCIDLHRLNRWAELEMAPFTAAEQFRQFWISFQDVIITAQNIVTAADAMGLGSVYIGTVLECFRDLKKICRLPEMVFPVVLLCLGYPKVRPQRARKLGIDMIVHDEKYRDPDDEELRRAFDTKYPTWKWEITEERMTRMAEVCRRVHGEKFAEKCLARIRENGCIRPAQIYFGLHYCADEMTADNEEFVRIIEEFGFNWFKKFNIRSK; from the coding sequence ATGTCCGATAATGAAAAATGCTGCGGTCATAATTCGTCACGGGAATCATCGGGACATAGTAACCAGAAGTATCCCAATGAAACCATGCGACTTTTATGTGAACGATCCAGTTGCCGGGCCTTTGAGGATCGTCCGATTGATGATAAGGTCATGAACCAAATTCTTGAAGCCGGAATTCATGCCCCGACCGGGGGCAATCTTCAGCCCTATTCCATCATTAAAATCGACCGACCGGAGACAAGGGCAAAACTGGCATCACTCTGTGGAGATCAGCCATGGATCGCCTCAGCTTCGAGCAACCTGCTATTCTGTATCGACCTGCACCGTCTGAACCGGTGGGCCGAGCTGGAAATGGCGCCATTTACGGCGGCCGAACAGTTCCGGCAGTTCTGGATTTCATTCCAGGATGTTATTATCACGGCCCAGAATATTGTCACCGCCGCCGATGCGATGGGGCTGGGTTCGGTTTATATCGGGACGGTGCTGGAGTGTTTCCGGGATCTTAAGAAAATATGCAGGCTCCCTGAAATGGTTTTCCCGGTGGTTTTGCTTTGTCTTGGTTATCCCAAGGTGCGTCCGCAACGGGCCCGGAAACTGGGGATAGATATGATCGTGCATGACGAAAAATATCGTGACCCGGACGATGAAGAACTACGGAGAGCCTTCGACACAAAATATCCGACCTGGAAATGGGAAATCACCGAGGAACGGATGACGAGGATGGCCGAGGTGTGCCGGAGGGTTCATGGCGAGAAATTCGCGGAAAAATGTCTGGCCCGGATCCGGGAAAATGGCTGTATCCGGCCCGCCCAGATATATTTCGGTTTGCATTACTGCGCTGATGAAATGACGGCCGATAATGAGGAATTCGTGCGGATTATCGAGGAGTTTGGTTTTAACTGGTTTAAAAAATTCAATATCCGATCGAAATAA